A window of the Dyadobacter pollutisoli genome harbors these coding sequences:
- a CDS encoding phosphatidylglycerol lysyltransferase domain-containing protein encodes MMYFIKRSLASFRQMGGAYVRGNRKLIWQTVFAVFFIAVGIWFVRHEQTELNQVRQILVTSSWQWLATGVLLTAIYIALQGLMYVASFAAVGNRISIGDAVTLFLKRNFISVFLPAGGISSLVFFTGNIEAKGISKTQIHLASSIYAFVGILSAVLVAIPAFLFALVNGGVGSGEWLALAGVAGIIAAGYLCYRSVVSKGYFYQKIIQYRPSAEVYLDDLSTNRIDRTDFALTVMYSVFIELVGIAHLYIAMIALHLEPSLAAAIVSYIVAIIFLIISPFLRGIGAIEVSMTFILMRFGYNDAAAISITFFYRFLEFWLPLFAGAMSFLLKVNKLLMRVFPALLLLLLGVVNIVSVVTPAIGERLHFLKEFLPTGVITASNIFVLVTGLFLLVTAAFMLKGLRVAWYFALVLCLLSIVGHLTKAIDYEESSFALLVAVILFVSRKEYYIRNGRKRGLKKMMGTKEDLEWAKIQISKYGNSGIDYFKAYPDKMIFRAPNANGFVAFRVSGDFAVALGSPVTDSVSLKSCAESFDKYCFKNGLRSIYFRVPEDHLDAFPGKKKLFLGQEGIMDLTTFSLDGGARKSIRNALKKVTDKGYHSRIYTAPVSDELLGKLKAVSDEWLADTKRSEIVFSQGMFLWDELKQQTIITVESPDDDVVAFLNIIPDFAKGEGTYDLIRKTKDAPNGTIDFITVEMFHFLKKEGYSTVNLGFAPLSGIADPRNFPEHSMKFAYEKIRAFSHYQGLRAFKEKFSPVWHNRYLVYDQDYDLFKVPGELTNVIKP; translated from the coding sequence ATGATGTATTTTATTAAAAGATCGCTAGCCTCGTTCAGGCAAATGGGCGGAGCCTACGTTCGCGGGAATAGAAAACTGATTTGGCAGACTGTTTTCGCGGTATTTTTTATTGCGGTGGGCATCTGGTTTGTCAGGCATGAGCAAACTGAGCTGAATCAGGTAAGGCAGATCCTGGTCACTTCCAGCTGGCAGTGGCTAGCGACCGGTGTGCTGCTCACGGCTATTTATATCGCGTTGCAGGGGCTGATGTATGTCGCTTCTTTCGCGGCTGTTGGCAACAGGATTTCCATTGGCGACGCGGTTACGCTTTTTCTGAAAAGGAATTTTATCAGCGTTTTCCTGCCTGCCGGGGGCATTTCTTCACTCGTTTTCTTCACCGGAAACATTGAGGCAAAGGGCATCAGCAAAACGCAGATTCACCTTGCTTCTTCCATTTACGCCTTTGTCGGCATTCTTTCGGCGGTGTTGGTCGCTATTCCTGCGTTCCTTTTTGCCTTGGTCAATGGTGGGGTAGGGTCGGGAGAATGGCTTGCGCTGGCGGGTGTTGCCGGTATCATTGCTGCGGGTTATTTGTGCTATCGATCGGTCGTTTCAAAAGGATATTTTTACCAAAAGATCATTCAGTACCGGCCGTCAGCTGAGGTGTATCTGGACGACCTGAGCACTAACAGGATAGACCGGACAGATTTTGCACTGACGGTGATGTATAGTGTATTTATTGAGCTTGTGGGCATTGCGCATTTGTACATTGCCATGATCGCCCTGCATCTGGAACCGTCACTGGCAGCGGCCATTGTCAGTTACATTGTCGCGATCATTTTTCTGATCATTTCGCCATTTCTGCGCGGTATCGGGGCCATTGAAGTGTCGATGACGTTTATTTTGATGCGTTTCGGATATAATGATGCCGCGGCAATTTCCATTACTTTTTTCTATCGTTTTCTGGAATTCTGGCTGCCACTTTTTGCCGGTGCAATGAGTTTTTTACTCAAAGTCAACAAGCTGTTAATGCGGGTTTTTCCTGCGCTGCTCCTTTTATTGCTTGGAGTGGTCAACATTGTGTCAGTAGTAACGCCGGCGATAGGGGAGCGGCTTCATTTTTTGAAAGAATTTCTGCCCACCGGCGTCATTACGGCCTCTAATATTTTCGTGCTCGTCACCGGATTGTTTCTTTTGGTAACCGCCGCATTTATGCTCAAAGGGCTGCGGGTGGCCTGGTATTTTGCATTGGTGTTGTGCCTGCTGTCCATTGTTGGTCATCTTACCAAAGCCATCGACTATGAAGAATCGTCTTTTGCATTGCTGGTGGCTGTCATTCTTTTTGTTTCAAGAAAAGAATATTATATCAGAAATGGCCGGAAACGTGGATTGAAGAAAATGATGGGCACGAAAGAGGATCTCGAATGGGCCAAAATACAGATCAGTAAATATGGTAATTCGGGTATAGATTATTTCAAAGCATACCCCGATAAAATGATTTTCCGAGCGCCAAATGCTAATGGTTTTGTGGCCTTCCGTGTCTCGGGAGACTTTGCTGTCGCGCTAGGCTCCCCGGTCACCGATAGCGTTTCGCTGAAATCCTGCGCCGAATCCTTTGACAAATACTGTTTTAAAAATGGATTGAGGAGCATTTATTTCAGGGTTCCCGAAGATCACCTGGACGCGTTTCCCGGCAAGAAAAAGCTGTTTCTGGGTCAGGAAGGCATTATGGATTTGACCACATTCAGTCTCGACGGCGGTGCCAGGAAATCCATTCGGAACGCTTTGAAAAAAGTGACGGATAAGGGTTATCACAGCAGAATATACACAGCACCGGTGAGCGACGAACTGCTGGGTAAACTCAAAGCGGTTTCGGACGAATGGCTGGCCGATACCAAAAGGTCGGAAATCGTTTTTTCGCAGGGAATGTTCCTGTGGGATGAACTAAAACAGCAGACCATTATTACCGTAGAAAGTCCCGATGACGATGTCGTCGCATTCCTGAACATCATTCCGGATTTTGCCAAAGGTGAAGGTACCTACGACCTGATCCGAAAAACGAAAGACGCTCCGAATGGTACCATCGATTTCATCACAGTTGAAATGTTTCATTTTTTGAAAAAGGAAGGTTACAGCACCGTTAATTTAGGATTTGCACCATTGTCAGGTATCGCCGATCCGAGAAATTTCCCAGAGCATTCTATGAAATTTGCTTACGAAAAGATCAGGGCGTTTTCACATTATCAAGGACTTAGGGCTTTCAAGGAAAAATTTTCGCCGGTCTGGCACAACAGGTATCTTGTTTACGATCAGGACTATGATCTTTTCAAAGTGCCTGGCGAATTGACGAATGTGATCAAACCTTAA
- a CDS encoding hybrid sensor histidine kinase/response regulator, producing MKTRARLYFYSIAGFVTGIFALIGIQYTTNVNVENLINGNEELVKQYKMSSSLAELESDLLFIENRIKLAVITGDSTLITRFGPRIAEIRKDENLLEKYSDTVNLADVRRLNRLVNQRIVFNNRLINSFYHADRATTQRLMADVSAGKLGDSISALVEKIDTSGKVVLAQKIRSVDSNGQKVQRWNQFLAGLVILLMAGIFVLIINRMKKQTSLIDKLNESEKRLKAAALVKENFLANMSHEIRTPLNAILGYTQLLQKKQLDADTGFQIKTIRQSGETLLSVVNDILDLSKIESGMIRIEDAPFSLSELVHSITAMFDQKVEEKGLLLTTTLAANIPDILDGDAARLTQILVNLIGNAVKFTDTGEIVLGITGQQLDTNHIKVSFQVTDTGIGIDEEKLETIFERFRQAEDSTTRKFGGTGLGLSIARDLVHLQHGSIAIKSKYDAGTTVTVSIPYRISENQNDPARPDTAGEVSDFKSRLRVLIVEDNVINQGLMSRLMNELEVESKLAGNGKEAVEILQHENFDLVFMDIQMPEMDGYQATREIRNTLKLNVPIIAMTAHAMAGQREKCISSGMNEHLAKPVMESDLQNVFETFTGRKVSLKTQVLEAEPDDYKVIDLKYVREISHGDQDYERMAAGQFLDLVPDELASLQKAFDEQNTVLLKRIAHNLKSTVSVMGLDPVLRKDLDTLVYEDADRERQQEMINRVTTVCREALEETQAFFDHIQD from the coding sequence ATGAAAACAAGAGCACGCCTTTATTTTTATAGCATTGCAGGGTTTGTGACCGGTATTTTTGCGCTTATTGGCATTCAGTATACCACCAATGTCAATGTCGAAAACCTGATCAATGGTAACGAGGAGCTGGTAAAGCAATACAAAATGAGCAGCAGCCTGGCCGAGTTGGAGAGTGACCTTTTGTTTATTGAAAACCGGATCAAACTTGCCGTCATTACCGGAGATTCTACGTTGATTACCCGTTTTGGCCCGCGCATCGCCGAGATCAGAAAAGACGAAAACCTGCTGGAAAAATACAGCGACACCGTCAATTTAGCGGATGTAAGAAGGCTAAACCGGCTGGTTAACCAACGCATTGTGTTCAATAACAGACTGATAAACAGTTTTTATCATGCCGACCGGGCCACTACGCAACGATTAATGGCCGACGTTAGCGCAGGGAAGCTCGGAGATTCGATCAGTGCGTTGGTTGAAAAAATAGATACGTCCGGCAAAGTCGTGCTAGCCCAGAAAATCAGGTCTGTGGATAGCAACGGGCAGAAAGTGCAGCGCTGGAACCAGTTCCTCGCCGGACTCGTGATCCTTTTAATGGCCGGTATTTTCGTGTTGATCATTAATAGAATGAAAAAGCAAACGAGCCTGATCGATAAGCTGAATGAGAGCGAAAAGCGACTGAAAGCGGCTGCACTAGTGAAGGAGAATTTCCTGGCTAATATGAGCCACGAGATTCGGACACCGCTGAATGCGATCCTCGGATACACCCAACTCCTGCAAAAAAAGCAGCTCGACGCCGATACTGGTTTTCAGATTAAAACCATCAGGCAGTCAGGAGAAACATTGCTTTCAGTGGTGAATGATATTCTGGACCTTTCCAAAATCGAGTCAGGTATGATCAGGATCGAGGATGCACCATTCAGTTTGAGCGAATTGGTGCATTCCATTACTGCTATGTTCGATCAAAAAGTTGAAGAAAAAGGATTGTTGCTGACCACTACATTGGCCGCCAACATTCCCGATATCCTGGACGGTGACGCGGCCCGGCTTACGCAAATACTGGTCAATCTGATCGGTAATGCTGTTAAATTTACCGACACCGGCGAAATCGTACTGGGTATTACCGGCCAGCAGCTGGATACGAACCATATCAAAGTCAGTTTTCAGGTAACGGATACGGGCATTGGCATCGACGAAGAAAAGCTTGAAACGATATTTGAAAGATTTCGGCAAGCCGAGGATTCTACCACGCGTAAATTCGGCGGTACTGGGTTGGGACTATCCATTGCCCGCGACCTCGTTCATCTGCAGCATGGCAGCATTGCGATCAAAAGTAAATATGATGCGGGGACCACGGTAACGGTCAGCATTCCCTACCGCATTTCCGAAAACCAAAATGATCCCGCCCGGCCGGATACCGCAGGTGAAGTGTCAGATTTTAAATCGCGGCTGCGGGTACTGATCGTAGAGGATAATGTGATCAACCAGGGCCTGATGTCACGATTGATGAACGAACTGGAAGTTGAAAGTAAATTAGCTGGCAATGGAAAAGAGGCCGTCGAAATTTTGCAGCATGAAAATTTCGACCTGGTATTTATGGACATTCAAATGCCGGAAATGGACGGTTACCAGGCTACCCGGGAAATCAGAAATACATTGAAACTGAATGTGCCCATCATTGCCATGACGGCCCACGCAATGGCGGGGCAGCGGGAGAAATGTATCAGTTCCGGAATGAATGAACACCTCGCAAAGCCAGTCATGGAAAGTGACCTGCAAAATGTTTTCGAGACATTTACAGGAAGGAAAGTGTCTTTGAAAACGCAGGTTCTGGAAGCGGAACCAGATGACTATAAGGTGATTGATCTTAAATATGTGCGGGAGATCAGCCATGGTGATCAGGATTATGAGCGAATGGCGGCGGGCCAGTTTCTGGATCTTGTCCCCGACGAACTGGCATCGCTTCAAAAGGCATTTGATGAGCAAAATACAGTACTGCTAAAACGCATTGCCCACAATTTAAAGTCGACAGTGTCCGTCATGGGCCTGGACCCAGTCCTGCGTAAGGACCTGGACACGCTCGTATACGAGGATGCTGACCGGGAGCGACAGCAGGAAATGATCAACCGCGTTACCACCGTTTGCCGGGAGGCGCTCGAAGAAACGCAGGCGTTTTTTGATCACATTCAAGATTGA
- a CDS encoding LytR/AlgR family response regulator transcription factor, producing MNCLIIDDNVVARGAMKQLVRQDKDLVLLGECENAVEAYQKIMAEPVDLLLLDIEMDGMTGIELAKSLGTKNPIIIFVTGHRDYAIEAFELNVADYMTKPVTPVRFLQAIEKAKDIYKSKTQEVKLDDESFVFIRDSNVVRRIKIDDILFAEAMGDYVRIYTADHSYSIHSSLRQVESKLPVARFLRVHRSFIIQVGKIDTIEGGTLIINRKTVPVADAYRAALNKRLNIL from the coding sequence ATGAATTGTCTGATCATCGATGATAATGTGGTGGCGCGTGGCGCTATGAAACAGCTCGTCCGGCAGGATAAGGATTTGGTACTGTTGGGTGAATGCGAAAATGCGGTGGAAGCCTATCAAAAAATCATGGCTGAGCCGGTCGATCTGTTGTTGCTGGACATTGAAATGGATGGAATGACAGGAATTGAACTGGCCAAGAGCCTGGGTACCAAAAACCCGATCATTATTTTCGTGACCGGGCACCGCGACTATGCGATCGAGGCATTTGAACTGAATGTGGCCGACTACATGACTAAACCCGTGACGCCGGTACGTTTTTTGCAGGCGATCGAAAAGGCGAAGGACATTTACAAAAGCAAAACGCAGGAGGTTAAATTGGATGACGAAAGTTTCGTTTTTATACGCGATTCCAATGTGGTCCGTCGCATTAAGATCGATGATATCCTGTTTGCCGAAGCGATGGGCGATTATGTGAGGATCTATACGGCGGATCATTCTTATTCCATCCATTCGTCGTTGCGGCAAGTGGAAAGCAAGCTGCCAGTTGCCAGATTTTTGCGTGTGCACCGGTCATTTATCATTCAGGTGGGTAAAATTGATACCATAGAAGGGGGAACACTGATCATTAACCGTAAAACTGTTCCCGTAGCCGATGCCTATCGTGCCGCGCTGAACAAGCGGCTCAACATTCTCTGA
- a CDS encoding VOC family protein — MKKVTGLGGVFFKCDNPQSMNEWYAKNLGLPTSQYGTTFEWRQDDDPSKKGSTTWCTFPQHAESFKPSTKPFMINYRVENLVEMVDELRKDNVTIIDEIAEYEYGKFVHILDPEGNIIELWEPADEADEGSAAE, encoded by the coding sequence ATGAAAAAAGTTACAGGTCTTGGCGGTGTATTTTTCAAATGCGATAATCCGCAGAGTATGAATGAATGGTATGCTAAAAACCTGGGATTACCCACCAGTCAGTACGGAACAACTTTTGAATGGCGGCAGGACGATGACCCGTCGAAAAAAGGATCCACTACCTGGTGTACCTTTCCCCAGCATGCCGAATCCTTCAAACCGTCGACCAAACCATTTATGATTAATTACCGGGTAGAAAATCTGGTAGAAATGGTGGATGAACTAAGAAAAGATAACGTGACCATTATTGACGAAATCGCTGAATATGAATATGGCAAATTCGTCCATATACTCGATCCGGAAGGAAACATTATTGAGCTTTGGGAACCGGCGGATGAAGCCGACGAAGGCAGCGCAGCCGAATAA
- a CDS encoding sigma-54-dependent transcriptional regulator: protein MPADNQILNTILIVDDTPNNISILFDVLTRAGYKVLVATDGKSALEQASYALPDLILLDVMMPGMSGFETCRLLKHNASTQSIPVIFMTALTETINKVNGFNMGAVDYITKPFEIHEVQSRIATHLALGNLRQKLEQLVTDRTADLNKALAEVERLKDQLQAENVYLKEEINKSKNPDDIISQSKPFEKVLNKIRQVAPTNSTVLITGESGTGKELLARAVHNLSNRKGRPLIKLNCAALPASLIESELFGHEKGAFTGATNQKNGRFELADGGTLFLDEIGEMPLDLQAKLLRVLQEGEFERVGSTKTLKVNVRIIAATNRDLEKEIAENRFREDLYYRLNVFPVFSLPLRERKEDIPLLVKHFCQKHGADQGKVIDQVPQKVIDTLQEYHWPGNIRELENVVERSIIMSPGRTLLLEDWSPRKSPAPVSKGTLMTMEECEREHIMFVLNKTNWKVSGKNGAAQILNMVPTTLDSRMRKLGIRRPEHFTL from the coding sequence ATGCCTGCTGACAACCAGATCCTTAACACCATTCTGATCGTAGACGACACGCCTAACAACATCAGCATCCTGTTTGATGTGCTGACCAGGGCGGGTTACAAGGTACTGGTCGCCACCGACGGAAAAAGTGCATTGGAGCAGGCAAGTTACGCTTTGCCCGACCTTATTCTACTCGATGTGATGATGCCTGGGATGAGCGGCTTTGAAACTTGCCGTTTGTTGAAACATAATGCTTCCACACAATCTATCCCGGTCATTTTCATGACCGCGCTGACTGAGACGATCAATAAGGTGAATGGCTTTAATATGGGTGCGGTGGATTACATTACCAAACCATTCGAAATCCACGAAGTGCAATCGCGCATCGCTACGCACCTCGCACTTGGCAACCTGAGACAGAAACTGGAACAACTGGTAACCGACCGCACGGCCGACCTCAACAAGGCGCTGGCAGAAGTGGAGCGGCTGAAAGACCAGCTACAGGCCGAAAACGTATACCTGAAAGAGGAGATCAACAAATCCAAAAATCCGGACGATATCATCAGCCAGAGTAAACCCTTTGAAAAAGTACTTAATAAAATCAGGCAGGTAGCACCTACCAACAGCACCGTGCTGATCACAGGCGAATCGGGTACCGGGAAAGAACTTCTTGCGCGCGCAGTGCACAACCTGAGCAACCGCAAAGGCCGTCCGCTTATCAAACTGAATTGCGCGGCATTACCTGCCAGCCTGATCGAAAGCGAATTATTTGGGCACGAAAAAGGAGCGTTCACCGGCGCCACCAATCAAAAAAACGGACGTTTCGAACTGGCGGACGGTGGTACATTGTTTCTGGATGAGATCGGGGAAATGCCACTGGATTTGCAAGCCAAACTGCTCAGGGTGTTGCAGGAAGGCGAGTTTGAACGTGTAGGCAGTACCAAAACATTAAAGGTAAACGTCCGGATCATCGCTGCTACCAACCGCGATCTGGAAAAAGAAATCGCAGAGAACCGTTTCCGTGAAGACCTTTACTACCGGCTGAATGTGTTCCCGGTTTTCAGTCTCCCGCTACGTGAGCGCAAAGAAGATATACCATTGCTTGTCAAACATTTTTGCCAGAAACACGGTGCCGATCAGGGCAAGGTGATCGATCAGGTACCTCAGAAAGTAATCGATACCCTCCAAGAATATCATTGGCCGGGGAACATTCGTGAACTTGAAAATGTAGTCGAAAGGTCCATCATTATGTCTCCCGGCAGGACATTGCTGCTGGAAGACTGGTCGCCGAGGAAGTCACCGGCTCCTGTTTCAAAAGGAACCTTAATGACAATGGAAGAATGTGAGCGCGAACACATTATGTTTGTTTTGAACAAAACCAACTGGAAAGTTAGCGGCAAAAACGGCGCTGCCCAGATTCTCAACATGGTACCCACTACCCTGGATTCCAGAATGCGCAAGCTAGGCATCAGAAGACCGGAGCATTTCACACTTTAA
- a CDS encoding NRDE family protein codes for MCTVSYLPGQNGFILTSSRDEKLTRPVAKLSEPILIHGQEVTFPSDPQGNGTWIASSNARTVCLLNGAFTAHTPAPPYRHSRGLVVLNAFDYFTVQSFIANYDFGGLEPFTLLLVEKETLVVLRWNGRQLFVVEKDPAVPHIWSSATLYEPEMIVKREKWFSEWLDSLKEISLDGIREFHKRAGEDDPENAIRMRRGDVFATVSLTSVIRSGTQMEMIYEDLIHSETIHKTLSRHYVSN; via the coding sequence ATGTGTACAGTAAGCTATCTACCGGGCCAAAACGGTTTTATTCTCACTTCCAGCCGGGACGAGAAACTCACGCGTCCGGTCGCCAAACTATCTGAGCCAATCCTCATTCACGGACAGGAAGTGACATTTCCGAGCGATCCGCAGGGCAACGGAACATGGATCGCGAGCTCAAATGCGCGCACAGTGTGCCTGCTCAATGGCGCTTTCACCGCACATACACCTGCGCCACCCTACCGGCACAGCCGGGGACTGGTGGTCCTTAATGCCTTTGACTATTTTACGGTACAAAGCTTTATCGCGAATTACGATTTTGGTGGTCTCGAACCATTTACATTGCTATTGGTAGAAAAAGAAACCCTGGTAGTGCTGCGCTGGAATGGACGGCAGCTGTTTGTGGTTGAAAAAGACCCGGCAGTACCTCATATCTGGTCATCGGCGACACTTTATGAACCGGAAATGATCGTAAAACGAGAAAAGTGGTTCAGCGAGTGGCTTGATTCTTTAAAGGAAATTTCACTGGATGGCATTCGGGAATTTCACAAAAGAGCAGGAGAAGACGATCCCGAAAACGCGATACGGATGCGGCGCGGTGATGTATTCGCGACCGTCAGCCTGACCAGCGTCATACGTTCCGGCACTCAGATGGAAATGATTTACGAAGATCTCATTCACTCCGAAACAATTCACAAAACATTGTCACGCCACTATGTATCCAACTAG
- a CDS encoding type II toxin-antitoxin system PemK/MazF family toxin — MVKEILQYEVYWISLDPTLGSEIAKKRPCVVVSPNELNQFLRTVIIVPITSTIKTYPWRVDCLIADRKGAMATDQIKVVDKVRIGSKISALSKREIAALKEVMRKMLVD; from the coding sequence ATGGTAAAAGAGATTCTGCAATACGAAGTTTATTGGATATCCCTCGATCCGACATTGGGTAGCGAAATTGCTAAAAAACGTCCCTGTGTTGTTGTAAGCCCTAATGAGTTAAATCAATTTTTGCGCACAGTAATCATTGTGCCGATCACATCCACAATCAAAACATATCCCTGGCGAGTGGATTGTCTGATCGCAGATCGTAAAGGTGCTATGGCCACCGATCAGATTAAAGTCGTAGATAAGGTTCGGATCGGATCGAAGATAAGTGCGTTGTCGAAAAGAGAAATCGCTGCATTGAAAGAAGTAATGCGAAAAATGCTGGTCGATTAA
- a CDS encoding AbrB/MazE/SpoVT family DNA-binding domain-containing protein, producing MKANIISIGNSQGIILPASILRQLNLSFKSTVQVEVDNGAIIIRPEPRLGWAEAAQQMQAEKDDQLLLDDLPNDFEKEEWTW from the coding sequence ATGAAAGCAAATATCATTAGTATTGGTAACAGCCAAGGGATAATTCTTCCGGCTAGTATTTTGCGACAGTTGAATTTGTCTTTCAAATCCACTGTCCAGGTCGAAGTCGATAATGGAGCAATAATAATTCGGCCGGAACCTCGCTTAGGCTGGGCGGAGGCAGCACAGCAAATGCAGGCAGAAAAGGACGATCAATTGCTGCTGGACGATTTGCCAAATGATTTCGAAAAAGAAGAGTGGACATGGTAA